A genomic window from Sphingobacteriales bacterium includes:
- a CDS encoding acyl-CoA thioesterase: MFEETIQLRVRYHDCDPLGIVYHGHYAKFFETGRTEAMRKHDFSYKRLEELGFAMPVVEMNIKYFRPARYDELMDIKTIIKDWPDKKITFISEIYNQQGQLLTSSDTTFVYVKRDSLRRCHIPEIVLEHLKPFFTEEIKKLKEEKKAKEKPKRISHKL, encoded by the coding sequence ATGTTTGAAGAAACCATACAGCTGCGCGTACGTTATCACGATTGTGATCCTTTGGGGATTGTTTACCACGGACACTATGCCAAATTTTTCGAAACAGGCAGAACGGAAGCCATGCGCAAACATGATTTCTCCTATAAAAGACTGGAAGAGCTGGGTTTTGCCATGCCTGTGGTGGAAATGAACATCAAATATTTCCGTCCAGCGCGTTACGATGAATTAATGGATATTAAAACCATCATCAAAGACTGGCCGGATAAGAAAATCACCTTTATCAGCGAAATTTATAATCAGCAGGGACAACTGCTCACCAGCAGTGACACCACTTTTGTCTATGTCAAAAGAGATTCCCTCAGAAGATGTCATATCCCTGAAATAGTTCTGGAGCATTTAAAACCTTTTTTTACGGAAGAAATTAAAAAACTGAAAGAAGAAAAAAAGGCAAAAGAGAAGCCGAAGAGAATCAGCCATAAATTATAA